TTTGATGTTATTCGGATTGATCCTGTTAGGCAAGGGTTGGAAACTGATCCATGCCGCGAACGGAGAGTTGGTGACATCCGGAATTTATGCAAAGATACGGCATCCCCAGTATCTCGGGATGTTCATTTTTAGCTCCGGCTTACTCATCCAGTGGACGACGTTGGTTGGCTTACTCATGTTTCCGGTGCTCATGTTCGCCTATTATCGCCTGGCGCTCCGGGAAGAACACGCGGTAGCCGATCAATTTGGGTGGGCGTACTACCGATATGCCTCGCGAATCCCCAGATTTCTTCCCTGGGGGAAAATTCCGGAAGAACCGCATGAACCGGCGCCCCTCCTGCTGCCGGCCAAGGCAGAGAGCGTCCACGGAGAAAACCGAGCGCGTTTTTCCGGAGAAGCGGGGTCAGAATGAACGACTTTTGGCAGTGGTGGCAGCACCTGCCCTCGAAAATCGATCCGGTGTTGTTGAGTCTGGGACACTTCAAGATTCACTGGTACGGGCTGATGTATATCGTCGCCTTTGCCGTGGTGTACCTGCTGATCCGCTACCGGCTCCAAACCGAATCCGTCGACTATAATATGGACTTGGTGGAGCGTTTCTTCACCTGGGCGATTATCGGTGTAATGGTCGGTGGTCGATTGGGGTACGTCCTGTTTTACACTGCCGGGTATTATCTGGCGCATCCCATAGAGATCGTACTGCCATTTTCGGCGCAGAACGGTGGACTGCAATTCACCGGTTTCAGTGGCATGTCGTATCATGGTGGAATGCTGGGTGTTGCGGTGGCGTTCGTGGCCTTCGCCCGGAAGTACAAGGTCAACTTTTTCAAATTTACCGATCTGGT
The Candidatus Neomarinimicrobiota bacterium genome window above contains:
- a CDS encoding isoprenylcysteine carboxylmethyltransferase family protein, coding for MANYDYGWWASVLFNVVLFGGFVIGFIRPKKHIEWRTLGVFFGFIVALFTEMYGFPLTIYILTSVFQVQLPVADPFSHINGHLIGTILGLPMWGKLIICQVGGFLMLFGLILLGKGWKLIHAANGELVTSGIYAKIRHPQYLGMFIFSSGLLIQWTTLVGLLMFPVLMFAYYRLALREEHAVADQFGWAYYRYASRIPRFLPWGKIPEEPHEPAPLLLPAKAESVHGENRARFSGEAGSE